Proteins found in one Allorhizobium pseudoryzae genomic segment:
- the greA gene encoding transcription elongation factor GreA: MVDKVPMTPSGFTKLQEELRWRQQEERPRIIEAIAEARAHGDLSENAEYHAAKEAQSHNEGRITELEDLTARAEVIDLTKMSGSKIKFGATVKLVDEDTDEEKVYQIVGDQEADVKEGRISISSPIARALIGKEVGDSIEVNAPGGSKAYEVLKVSWG, from the coding sequence ATGGTTGATAAGGTACCGATGACGCCGTCCGGATTTACCAAGCTGCAGGAGGAGCTGCGCTGGCGTCAGCAGGAAGAGCGTCCCCGGATCATCGAGGCGATTGCCGAGGCGCGCGCCCATGGCGACCTGTCGGAAAACGCTGAATACCATGCCGCCAAGGAAGCGCAGAGCCACAACGAGGGCCGCATCACGGAACTTGAGGACCTGACGGCCCGCGCGGAGGTGATCGACCTCACGAAGATGTCCGGCTCGAAGATCAAGTTCGGCGCCACCGTGAAGCTGGTGGACGAGGATACCGATGAGGAGAAGGTCTACCAGATCGTCGGCGACCAGGAAGCCGATGTGAAGGAAGGCCGCATCTCGATCTCCTCGCCGATTGCGCGCGCGCTGATCGGCAAGGAAGTCGGCGACAGCATTGAAGTGAATGCGCCGGGCGGCTCCAAGGCCTATGAGGTTCTGAAGGTCTCCTGGGGCTGA